A single window of Metallosphaera hakonensis JCM 8857 = DSM 7519 DNA harbors:
- a CDS encoding RNA-guided endonuclease InsQ/TnpB family protein, with translation MPDVGFRFRAYTNSQTLRALKAQLRMACELYNTLRWADSYFYARDGKGLNQTQLRQLALDLRKQDGEYKQMHSQVAQNVADRFYEARERFFKGLSRFPKERKPHRWYSFVYPQSGWKVLSAKIIRKNSREAREGHPKKLMKLSLSHLGVFKVLVHRDFPLDKVKRVIVKLLPSGRIYISFVVDYEFPKLPQVNKVTALDVGVKTLIMTSHGEYFPNLKPYEKALWKVKHLHRILSRKQFLSKNWFKAKVKLAKAYEHLKNLRKDLYMRLGKHFARNYDVLVMEDIQVKKLVGNSLRRMRMRLHDVAFHELKMILKYQMEKHGKSIALVDPAYTSKTCAKCGYVKEDLTLLDRVFSCPRCGWITDRDYNASLNILRRSGSVRPLGPVEFRPLPVLRYWQGGARKQEAQSVRAG, from the coding sequence ATGCCTGACGTAGGATTCAGGTTTCGAGCCTACACAAATTCGCAAACGTTGAGGGCGTTAAAGGCCCAGTTAAGGATGGCGTGTGAGCTGTACAACACCCTGCGTTGGGCAGACTCCTATTTCTATGCAAGAGATGGAAAAGGTCTGAATCAAACCCAGTTGAGACAACTAGCCCTAGACCTGAGGAAGCAGGACGGGGAGTATAAACAAATGCACTCTCAGGTGGCGCAGAACGTTGCAGATCGCTTCTACGAGGCTAGGGAGAGGTTCTTCAAGGGACTATCCAGGTTCCCCAAGGAGAGGAAGCCCCACAGGTGGTACTCGTTTGTGTACCCGCAGAGCGGATGGAAGGTGCTGAGCGCGAAGATAATCAGGAAGAATAGCAGGGAGGCGAGGGAGGGCCACCCCAAGAAGTTGATGAAGCTGAGCCTCTCCCACCTTGGGGTGTTCAAGGTTCTGGTGCATAGGGACTTTCCCCTGGATAAGGTAAAGAGAGTGATCGTGAAGTTGTTGCCTTCGGGGAGGATCTACATCTCCTTCGTGGTCGATTACGAGTTCCCCAAGCTACCTCAGGTCAACAAGGTAACTGCACTTGATGTTGGTGTCAAGACCCTCATCATGACGTCCCATGGGGAGTACTTCCCCAACCTGAAGCCTTACGAGAAGGCCTTGTGGAAGGTGAAGCACCTACACCGAATCCTGTCCAGGAAGCAGTTCCTCTCCAAGAACTGGTTCAAGGCGAAGGTCAAGTTAGCCAAGGCCTACGAGCACCTCAAGAACCTGAGAAAAGACCTCTACATGAGGCTGGGTAAACACTTTGCAAGGAACTACGACGTCCTCGTTATGGAGGACATACAAGTCAAGAAGCTCGTGGGCAACTCCCTCCGAAGGATGAGGATGAGGCTCCACGACGTCGCCTTCCACGAGCTCAAGATGATCTTGAAGTATCAGATGGAGAAGCACGGTAAATCCATTGCCCTTGTGGATCCGGCGTACACGTCTAAAACCTGCGCCAAATGCGGTTACGTGAAGGAAGACCTAACCCTCCTCGATCGAGTGTTCTCCTGTCCACGATGCGGATGGATCACAGACCGTGATTACAACGCCTCCCTGAACATCTTACGTAGATCGGGGTCGGTGCGACCCTTAGGGCCTGTGGAGTTCCGCCCTCTACCGGTACTTCGGTACTGGCAAGGTGGAGCTAGGAAGCAGGAAGCCCAGTCCGTAAGGGCGGGGTGA
- a CDS encoding ISH3 family transposase — protein MVTPGLPHQNNLQQIGYKLLSMLTFKGRRAEEVARVLVSACLWKDSVEGRSNGYNVSPQTVRNYVEEQGNEVVEKLLESMRRISMEMLKGVKEVDVSIDWTTKTWYGKPVNGLGSSAKGSSWNYATATTKYQGMVLLLAFVPQVNGMTKDEIVKFLVEQIAGMGFKVRLVTLDAGFYTVEVLRFISQFKYVIGVPVGDVKIYEEFDGEYATNSKRRKKEEQVNFRLLVYGKEIVKKKRKTVVYFARATNLNLTKREVLKLYNKVRGPIETSYRNIKAFLPFTSSTKFVFRELIFVLAMVFYSLYTVFKDVMRREEFRLLLILCFLDDLSDLKDFIFTLEKTLNNKIDLFLRR, from the coding sequence GTGGTAACACCGGGTCTTCCTCACCAAAATAATCTACAACAAATAGGATATAAATTACTTTCCATGTTAACCTTCAAGGGGAGAAGGGCGGAGGAGGTAGCGAGAGTCCTGGTCTCCGCGTGCTTATGGAAGGACTCCGTGGAGGGCAGGTCCAACGGGTACAACGTGTCACCTCAGACCGTGAGGAACTACGTGGAGGAGCAGGGAAACGAGGTTGTGGAGAAGCTCCTGGAGTCCATGAGGAGGATTTCCATGGAGATGCTCAAGGGAGTGAAGGAGGTCGACGTTTCCATAGATTGGACCACGAAGACGTGGTACGGTAAGCCGGTGAACGGGTTGGGTAGTTCGGCCAAGGGGAGCTCGTGGAACTACGCCACCGCGACCACGAAGTATCAGGGAATGGTGCTCCTCCTGGCCTTCGTTCCCCAAGTTAACGGGATGACCAAGGACGAGATCGTGAAGTTCCTCGTGGAGCAAATTGCGGGAATGGGCTTCAAGGTGAGGCTCGTAACCCTGGACGCGGGCTTCTACACCGTGGAAGTCCTCAGGTTCATATCGCAGTTCAAGTACGTGATAGGAGTCCCCGTGGGGGACGTGAAGATATACGAGGAGTTCGACGGGGAGTACGCGACCAATAGCAAGAGACGTAAGAAGGAAGAGCAGGTCAACTTCAGACTTCTGGTGTATGGTAAGGAAATCGTTAAGAAGAAGAGGAAGACCGTGGTGTACTTCGCGAGGGCGACCAACCTCAACCTAACCAAGAGGGAAGTGCTGAAGCTGTACAACAAGGTTAGGGGTCCCATTGAGACGTCTTACAGGAACATCAAGGCCTTCCTTCCCTTCACGAGCTCCACCAAGTTCGTCTTCCGCGAGTTGATCTTCGTGCTGGCCATGGTCTTCTACTCGCTTTACACCGTGTTCAAGGACGTCATGAGAAGGGAGGAGTTCAGGTTGCTGCTCATCCTCTGCTTTCTAGACGATCTATCGGATCTCAAGGATTTTATATTTACTCTTGAGAAAACACTTAATAACAAGATAGATTTATTTTTACGGAGGTGA
- a CDS encoding RNA-guided endonuclease InsQ/TnpB family protein — MDFLVTPPGQHTGDEEREPTSTPAIPGGVYEVEFKNMRTNVIRLLPNGSQRKKLLKLADTSAKLFNELNYERRQQFFREGKVDFKGTWGKCYEKYKGVLGVNAQAVMKNNEAWSFFSLLKLKKQGKLPPRMGRVSPPRYLKDRESKEREKILVVRQDRYEVHEESHKIVLKDFMEIDFEGRLRWYGKQGRLEIIYHEDTDRWYAHIPVEVGVETTKRGKKSKHVVHGERRSIQVSPKGNKVASIDLGVNVLASAVVDDGTWLLYKGIRAKEDYFHFEKRVAEVQSLAHKARNVGECEAYEELTREKRRLFKKLERRFLHLYRTLARGLVEELHELGVSTLYLGYPYNIGQDKGSKYTVNAWSYRKLIDAIELKAQEYGMKVYEVVEYNTFRLCAYHNVEVRRKPRGVITCPLDHKLHSDLNALNILRQATGKVINAVKKPLSFIVDHNRIAPVKGSNP; from the coding sequence CTCCCGCAATACCGGGGGGTGTCTACGAAGTTGAGTTTAAGAATATGAGGACGAACGTGATTCGTCTCCTTCCAAATGGTTCACAACGTAAAAAACTACTGAAGTTAGCGGACACCTCAGCGAAGTTGTTCAACGAGCTTAATTATGAGAGGAGGCAACAATTCTTCCGAGAAGGAAAGGTGGACTTCAAGGGGACGTGGGGTAAGTGCTACGAGAAGTACAAGGGTGTACTTGGTGTCAACGCTCAGGCGGTGATGAAGAACAACGAAGCTTGGTCCTTCTTCTCCCTTCTGAAGCTGAAGAAACAGGGAAAGTTACCGCCCCGCATGGGTCGCGTTTCTCCTCCACGTTATTTGAAGGACAGGGAGAGCAAGGAGAGGGAGAAGATACTGGTGGTTAGGCAAGACCGTTATGAAGTGCATGAGGAGAGTCATAAGATCGTCCTCAAGGACTTCATGGAGATCGACTTTGAAGGTAGACTTAGATGGTACGGTAAGCAAGGTAGGCTGGAGATAATTTACCATGAGGACACGGACAGGTGGTACGCCCACATACCCGTTGAGGTAGGCGTTGAGACCACTAAGAGAGGTAAAAAGTCTAAACACGTAGTTCACGGTGAGAGGAGGTCAATTCAAGTTTCACCGAAAGGTAATAAGGTAGCTTCCATTGACCTGGGTGTAAACGTTTTGGCAAGTGCAGTGGTGGACGACGGCACTTGGTTGTTATACAAGGGTATCAGAGCTAAGGAGGACTACTTTCACTTCGAGAAGAGGGTTGCTGAAGTTCAATCACTTGCCCACAAAGCTAGAAACGTAGGTGAGTGTGAGGCTTACGAAGAGTTAACGAGAGAGAAGAGGAGGTTGTTCAAGAAGTTAGAGAGGAGGTTCCTCCATCTATACAGAACATTGGCGAGAGGTCTCGTTGAGGAACTTCACGAGCTTGGCGTATCCACCCTCTACCTGGGCTATCCTTACAACATTGGGCAGGATAAGGGTAGCAAGTACACGGTGAACGCATGGTCTTACCGTAAGCTCATTGACGCAATCGAACTTAAGGCTCAGGAGTACGGTATGAAGGTGTATGAAGTAGTTGAGTACAACACGTTCAGACTATGCGCTTATCATAACGTTGAGGTGAGGAGGAAACCTAGGGGAGTAATAACGTGCCCACTCGACCACAAACTGCACAGCGACTTAAACGCCTTGAACATTCTAAGACAGGCCACGGGAAAGGTCATCAACGCTGTAAAGAAGCCTCTCTCCTTCATCGTAGACCATAACCGAATAGCTCCCGTAAAGGGGAGTAACCCTTGA